A part of Acidisarcina sp. genomic DNA contains:
- a CDS encoding EpsG family protein, with amino-acid sequence MLIYGMMLSIICLLGLFSLFLPSRQYALRIALASFAALLLTGFMGLRDHVGADWPAYDNIFEIYSRVQLRDVFTTTTIEPCYALLNYLAHCVGGDIHLVNLVCAFLMVLGLIRFAYLIRVDACLLLFLATPYLLYAVGMGYTRQAVAIGIGFAALGYWVRGEHKKCYACMGLAICFHYSAVFLFLLIAMKNGRRALLVLPVALLGAFLLVKILLTSYLSLYIQNTEDLHSNGVWLRLAIVLIGVVTFMVQRKRWKSDPGMFNMLSSASALAVFLVPVAVVASTLADRVCLYLFFVYLAACGRAIHFSSPAARQVAMGILVAATYGCFFLWFTVSPYAASSWIPYRSWLFSQSGY; translated from the coding sequence ATGTTGATTTACGGGATGATGCTATCGATTATTTGCCTTCTTGGGCTTTTCTCTCTCTTTTTGCCTAGTAGGCAATACGCGCTTCGCATTGCTCTTGCATCTTTCGCTGCTTTGCTACTGACAGGATTTATGGGCCTCCGTGATCATGTAGGAGCGGACTGGCCAGCATATGACAACATATTTGAGATATATAGCCGCGTACAATTACGAGATGTATTCACTACCACAACAATTGAGCCATGCTATGCGCTGTTAAACTACTTAGCGCATTGCGTTGGTGGAGATATACATCTCGTTAACCTTGTGTGTGCCTTTCTTATGGTGCTCGGGCTTATACGGTTCGCCTACCTCATACGTGTAGACGCCTGCCTGCTGCTGTTTCTTGCAACCCCATACCTTCTCTATGCTGTAGGGATGGGGTACACGCGACAGGCGGTTGCGATTGGAATAGGCTTTGCGGCTTTAGGATATTGGGTTCGCGGTGAGCATAAGAAATGTTATGCGTGCATGGGACTCGCAATTTGCTTTCACTACTCCGCAGTGTTTCTTTTCCTCCTTATAGCAATGAAGAACGGGCGCCGTGCTCTGCTAGTGCTTCCAGTCGCTCTCCTCGGCGCGTTTTTGCTGGTAAAGATATTGCTGACATCGTACCTATCTCTCTATATCCAGAATACAGAGGATCTGCACTCAAACGGGGTCTGGTTGCGGCTTGCAATTGTGCTGATAGGAGTGGTGACGTTCATGGTTCAGCGGAAGCGATGGAAAAGCGACCCGGGAATGTTCAACATGCTGTCAAGTGCGTCAGCATTAGCAGTTTTCTTGGTTCCAGTTGCGGTGGTGGCTTCCACGTTAGCCGATCGTGTTTGCCTTTATCTATTCTTTGTATATCTAGCCGCGTGTGGACGTGCAATCCACTTTTCCAGCCCTGCAGCCCGCCAGGTCGCCATGGGGATTCTGGTTGCGGCTACCTACGGGTGTTTTTTCCTGTGGTTTACGGTTTCTCCGTATGCGGCGAGTTCGTGGATTCCATATCGCAGTTGGCTGTTTAGTCAGTCTGGCTATTAA
- a CDS encoding glycosyltransferase yields MENLEVENTPERRRDDTPAKGSILAVVVLYGMSPRESATLRTLQKSILLSQSMGKFKILIYDNTPGGHSLEMNSNDYAYHVSNANIGLAGAYNYALQMAEEEGFEWLLTLDQDTELTREYVGRLFQLVQRLSPDNRVAAIVPCVVDQGMIISPHANFLGFAWEFPKRFEGLSERETAAINSATSWRVTTLRAIGGFNPLFWLDYLDYWVCHSIHHLGQRIYVDSNLVIDHQLSLLDKNNRMKKDRYANFLGAESAFYDLYKTRTEGFLLTLRIGCRMLKQIVRCENAQFRSLTWDSLKRRLLMSRQARTEDWRCKIGPSG; encoded by the coding sequence TTGGAGAACCTTGAAGTTGAGAACACCCCGGAACGCCGCCGCGACGATACTCCAGCCAAAGGCTCCATTTTAGCTGTAGTCGTTCTTTATGGCATGTCGCCTCGCGAGTCAGCTACTCTGCGAACCCTGCAAAAATCGATACTTTTGTCGCAGAGTATGGGCAAGTTTAAGATCCTGATTTACGACAATACTCCTGGCGGTCATTCCCTAGAGATGAATTCGAATGATTACGCCTATCATGTGTCCAATGCCAACATCGGCCTTGCTGGAGCTTACAACTATGCATTGCAAATGGCCGAGGAAGAGGGCTTCGAATGGCTTCTCACTTTGGATCAGGATACGGAACTAACAAGAGAGTATGTCGGCAGATTGTTCCAGCTTGTTCAACGTCTTTCTCCTGATAATCGAGTCGCGGCTATAGTTCCCTGCGTAGTGGATCAGGGGATGATCATTTCCCCTCACGCTAACTTCTTGGGATTCGCCTGGGAATTCCCAAAGCGCTTTGAAGGTCTTTCCGAGAGGGAAACTGCAGCTATTAACTCAGCAACGAGCTGGCGAGTTACGACCCTCCGAGCCATAGGGGGCTTTAATCCTCTTTTTTGGCTGGACTACTTGGACTACTGGGTTTGCCATTCCATCCACCACCTAGGCCAACGGATCTACGTGGACAGCAATCTTGTAATAGATCATCAACTATCCCTGCTGGACAAGAATAATCGAATGAAGAAGGACAGATATGCCAATTTTCTTGGTGCTGAGTCGGCATTCTATGATCTGTATAAGACGCGAACCGAGGGTTTCCTCCTCACTCTGAGGATCGGTTGCCGCATGTTGAAGCAAATCGTCAGATGCGAGAATGCCCAATTCAGATCGCTTACGTGGGACTCTCTCAAGAGACGTCTTTTGATGTCGAGACAGGCCCGCACCGAGGATTGGCGATGCAAAATAGGACCGTCCGGTTAG
- a CDS encoding glycosyltransferase family 4 protein yields MAKINFIVPSISSHKYSGGIWCIFEYAHGLMERGHQVSIVPILPSDIPQWFPWKYGTFVTAARRERISGALASSWCLVEALLRREGWKVYLRQAVEKFMLMAPPVFPEEVQSGLAEAYLPTIAPLADITVATSFNTIRPAALLSGRKFYFGQHFETYFAREFNKHAYALAVAEQSYHLGFKMIANSTWLKAELCLEAGLDQVQLCPNAIDHQTFYGAPRRSSESKKVVLISYGGRDAVWKGFREMAEAVAIARSKTPDVDIEWRVYGSALLPPDNAIAPYKALGFLAPKILSEAYRDADILLSASWYESFPLFPIEAMACGLAVITTQPGTEEYAIPGRTAEVVQPRSVESIAAGILKLIREPEYRYRLASEGNSISKQFTWDRSVDRFESILLEAN; encoded by the coding sequence TTGGCAAAAATCAACTTCATTGTTCCATCGATTTCGTCGCATAAGTACTCTGGCGGAATCTGGTGTATTTTTGAATACGCTCACGGTCTTATGGAGCGGGGTCATCAGGTCTCGATTGTCCCGATCCTGCCGTCGGACATTCCTCAGTGGTTTCCGTGGAAGTACGGAACATTTGTTACCGCGGCTAGACGTGAAAGAATTTCCGGTGCACTAGCCTCGTCATGGTGCCTAGTTGAGGCTTTACTACGTAGAGAGGGATGGAAGGTGTACCTGCGGCAGGCTGTCGAGAAGTTTATGCTTATGGCCCCGCCGGTTTTCCCCGAAGAGGTACAGTCTGGATTGGCTGAAGCATACTTGCCCACCATTGCTCCTTTGGCCGACATCACTGTTGCGACAAGCTTTAATACGATTCGACCTGCTGCACTTCTCTCTGGGCGTAAATTCTATTTTGGGCAACACTTTGAGACATATTTTGCACGAGAGTTTAATAAACACGCGTATGCGCTCGCTGTTGCCGAGCAAAGCTATCACCTTGGTTTCAAAATGATCGCGAACTCGACATGGCTGAAAGCAGAGCTTTGCCTGGAAGCTGGTCTTGATCAGGTTCAATTGTGTCCTAATGCGATTGATCACCAAACATTTTATGGCGCACCACGTCGCTCTTCCGAATCAAAAAAGGTTGTTTTGATTAGCTATGGGGGGAGAGATGCCGTCTGGAAGGGCTTTCGTGAGATGGCGGAAGCAGTAGCGATCGCTCGATCCAAAACGCCAGATGTTGACATTGAGTGGAGAGTATATGGATCAGCGCTGCTTCCGCCTGACAACGCTATAGCACCTTACAAAGCCTTGGGCTTTTTAGCGCCTAAGATTCTCAGCGAAGCCTATCGCGATGCCGACATTTTATTGAGTGCATCCTGGTATGAAAGCTTTCCACTATTTCCCATCGAGGCAATGGCATGTGGGCTGGCTGTCATTACCACCCAGCCTGGGACGGAGGAGTATGCGATCCCCGGACGCACAGCGGAAGTCGTTCAGCCGCGTTCCGTAGAATCTATTGCTGCGGGCATACTCAAGCTTATTCGAGAGCCTGAATATCGATATCGCCTTGCATCGGAAGGTAATAGTATCAGCAAGCAATTCACATGGGATCGTTCTGTTGATAGATTCGAATCGATTCTTTTAGAGGCTAATTGA
- the glf gene encoding UDP-galactopyranose mutase, with product MKVDVLVVGAGFAGSVIAERCASAGRTVLVIDKREHIGGNAFDELDRHGVLVHRYGPHIFHTNAAVVSEYLSRFTDWLSYEHRVLAKVGDEFYPIPINQTTVNSLYRLCLDEAGVAAFFDRVREPRDPIRTSEDVVLSSVGRDLCDKFFRGYTRKQWGLDLSELSASVAARIPVRTNTDDRYFTDSFQKMPAEGYTKLFARMLDHRNIRVQLGTDFREFRKQSSWNLLFYSGPIDEYFEYQLGRLPYRSLRFDHEHLSGVDQFQLVGTVNYPNDQKFTRITEFKHLTGQKLRGTSIVREYPEDEGEPYYPVPRPENQEVFQKYSTLSRRERDVFFVGRLAQYRYYNMDQVVAAALKISDQLFSATNK from the coding sequence ATGAAGGTTGATGTTCTTGTAGTAGGTGCCGGATTCGCCGGCAGTGTGATTGCCGAGCGCTGCGCCTCAGCAGGTAGAACGGTGCTGGTTATCGACAAACGTGAGCACATCGGCGGCAATGCCTTCGACGAACTGGATCGCCACGGTGTTTTAGTGCATCGTTATGGGCCGCACATATTTCACACAAACGCTGCTGTGGTTTCCGAATACCTTTCCAGATTTACTGATTGGCTATCGTATGAACATCGCGTTCTGGCCAAGGTAGGTGACGAGTTTTACCCCATTCCTATTAACCAAACCACTGTGAATAGCCTCTACAGGCTTTGTTTGGACGAAGCGGGTGTCGCAGCGTTCTTCGATCGCGTACGAGAGCCGCGTGATCCCATCCGTACCAGTGAAGACGTGGTTCTATCCAGTGTAGGTCGCGACCTTTGTGATAAGTTTTTCCGCGGATATACACGCAAACAGTGGGGGCTGGACCTCTCCGAATTGAGCGCCAGCGTTGCCGCACGTATTCCTGTTCGTACCAACACCGATGATCGCTATTTCACTGACTCATTCCAGAAGATGCCCGCGGAAGGATATACCAAGCTGTTTGCGCGCATGCTCGATCATCGCAATATTCGCGTTCAGCTCGGTACAGATTTCCGCGAGTTCCGCAAACAGTCGTCTTGGAATCTGCTCTTTTACTCCGGCCCAATCGATGAATACTTCGAGTATCAACTAGGCAGGCTGCCCTACCGCTCGCTGCGATTCGACCATGAGCACCTGTCCGGGGTAGATCAGTTTCAGTTGGTTGGAACGGTTAATTACCCAAATGACCAGAAATTCACACGCATCACCGAATTCAAGCACCTGACCGGCCAGAAACTCAGAGGTACTTCGATTGTTCGCGAGTACCCTGAAGACGAGGGCGAACCCTATTACCCGGTTCCACGGCCGGAAAACCAAGAAGTGTTCCAGAAGTACAGCACGCTAAGCAGGAGAGAACGGGACGTATTTTTTGTCGGACGACTAGCCCAGTACCGATACTACAATATGGATCAGGTCGTGGCCGCCGCCTTGAAGATAAGCGATCAGTTGTTTTCTGCTACTAACAAATAG
- a CDS encoding flippase: MKDIVSESCEKDPASVSVCDTKNARQLPMMEPHDSDARRSLTESILSLYVLQGLNYIIPLAVLPYLVRVLGMDMYGLMAFAQSFAQYFSVLTDYGFNFSATRSIANQSDNHARVSLIFCSVMVIKLFLALVGALILLAVITSVPRFHHDSAFFFVAYAAVVGNVLFPTWFYQGMEKMRYISAIVGVSKLLGAIALFAFVHRPSDALLALAIQSIAPVVGGMVGLWIAFQGFPLRFVRPTLGDLRLALVEGWHLFISQAAVSLYTNTNVFLVGLLAGNLQAGYFSTAEKLIRAALGLIAPISQAVFPHVNALAIRSRDLVARFTSRILLWTGTITLFGSFILLFFARSVALICFGQAATGSVPIIRWISLLPFLLAISNVLGVQTMIPFGLDKQFSQILIVAGLFNVSLAGPLIYLFGARGAGASVLLTEIFVTTAMFLVLRCHDIRIYVGEKLSI, from the coding sequence ATGAAGGATATCGTGAGCGAATCGTGCGAGAAAGATCCTGCTTCCGTGTCAGTTTGTGACACAAAAAATGCTCGTCAACTTCCCATGATGGAGCCACACGACTCTGACGCACGCCGTAGCCTGACGGAGAGCATTCTATCGCTATATGTTCTACAGGGGCTCAACTATATCATTCCATTGGCGGTACTACCCTATTTAGTCCGCGTCCTGGGAATGGATATGTATGGCCTGATGGCTTTTGCCCAGTCTTTTGCACAGTACTTCTCGGTTCTGACCGATTACGGATTCAACTTCTCAGCAACCCGCTCCATCGCTAATCAGAGCGATAACCATGCGCGTGTTTCGCTCATTTTTTGCTCGGTAATGGTGATCAAACTATTTCTTGCGCTAGTTGGAGCGCTGATCCTGTTGGCAGTAATCACCTCGGTACCGCGGTTCCATCACGATAGCGCATTTTTCTTTGTCGCTTATGCCGCCGTGGTCGGAAATGTTTTATTCCCAACCTGGTTCTACCAGGGAATGGAAAAGATGAGGTACATCTCAGCTATTGTCGGAGTATCTAAGCTATTAGGGGCGATTGCATTATTTGCCTTTGTGCATCGTCCCTCTGACGCTCTCCTGGCTCTCGCAATCCAATCGATTGCGCCAGTGGTTGGCGGCATGGTTGGGCTATGGATTGCCTTCCAGGGATTTCCACTGCGCTTTGTTCGGCCGACCTTAGGTGACCTGCGGCTGGCATTGGTGGAGGGATGGCATCTGTTCATCTCGCAGGCCGCTGTGAGCCTTTACACGAATACGAACGTGTTCTTAGTGGGACTCCTCGCCGGGAATCTCCAGGCAGGTTACTTCAGCACTGCCGAAAAGTTGATCCGTGCAGCACTAGGTCTCATTGCCCCGATCAGCCAGGCAGTGTTTCCACATGTGAACGCGTTGGCAATTCGCTCTCGTGATCTAGTGGCACGCTTCACCTCCCGCATACTATTGTGGACGGGAACCATCACACTTTTCGGCTCGTTCATCCTCCTTTTCTTCGCCCGGTCTGTTGCATTGATCTGTTTCGGGCAAGCAGCAACCGGAAGTGTCCCGATCATTCGCTGGATCTCGCTCCTGCCTTTCCTCCTAGCCATAAGCAACGTGCTGGGTGTTCAGACGATGATTCCGTTCGGCCTTGATAAGCAATTCAGCCAAATATTAATTGTCGCGGGGTTGTTTAACGTTTCTCTTGCAGGCCCTCTCATTTATCTATTTGGAGCGCGTGGAGCGGGTGCCTCTGTGCTTCTAACGGAGATTTTCGTCACAACCGCGATGTTTCTCGTCCTGCGTTGTCACGACATTCGGATTTACGTTGGAGAAAAACTATCCATATGA
- a CDS encoding sulfatase-like hydrolase/transferase: MSGSAASRTRIVWILFDELSYQQVYEQRFPRLQLPAFDRLAMQSTIFTHTIPAGIFTEEVVPSLMTGLPVDRLNVSADGQLQSLHNPLSGAWQAFDPHQTVFQDALNRGYSTAVVGWYNPYCRILSQVLDRCSWASRFLYPGSISSEKSIPANVVSPLRQVLSSVLMHLRFRPGPSAAETSAAEMHISDYRDLLAAGDTLLADPSLDFAFLHMPIPHPGGIYDRKSGSFTTTHSSYIDNLALADQYLDHVRKLLEQHGQWDSSAVIVMGDHSWRTKLIWSSSLQWTPEEQKASHGGKFDDRPAYIIKMPYKREAVRIVSPFAAIHTRALLDGIIENRLRTSDGLQTWVQQQR, from the coding sequence GTGTCAGGAAGCGCCGCATCACGAACGCGCATCGTTTGGATACTGTTCGATGAACTCTCCTACCAGCAGGTCTATGAGCAGCGCTTTCCACGCCTGCAACTTCCGGCATTTGATCGGCTCGCAATGCAATCCACGATCTTTACTCATACAATTCCTGCCGGCATATTTACCGAAGAGGTAGTTCCCTCGCTTATGACGGGCTTGCCCGTCGATCGACTCAACGTTTCAGCCGATGGCCAACTGCAATCCCTGCACAACCCGCTATCAGGAGCGTGGCAGGCCTTCGATCCCCACCAGACCGTCTTTCAGGATGCGTTGAATCGTGGCTACAGCACTGCTGTCGTCGGCTGGTATAACCCCTATTGCCGCATTCTCTCGCAGGTACTGGATCGGTGCTCCTGGGCATCTCGCTTCCTATACCCCGGAAGCATTTCCTCGGAGAAATCTATCCCAGCAAATGTTGTGAGTCCCCTTCGACAAGTCCTTTCTTCTGTATTAATGCATCTGCGGTTTCGACCTGGTCCCTCAGCCGCTGAAACCAGCGCAGCAGAGATGCACATCTCCGATTATCGCGACCTTCTAGCCGCTGGTGATACTCTTCTCGCTGATCCCTCTTTGGACTTCGCCTTCCTGCACATGCCGATCCCTCACCCAGGCGGTATCTATGACCGCAAGAGTGGGTCTTTCACCACCACCCATTCTTCCTACATTGACAACCTCGCCCTTGCGGATCAATACCTTGACCATGTTCGCAAACTTTTGGAGCAGCATGGACAGTGGGACTCGTCCGCTGTCATTGTGATGGGAGACCATTCCTGGCGGACCAAGCTCATCTGGTCTTCGTCGCTGCAATGGACTCCTGAAGAGCAGAAAGCCAGCCATGGTGGTAAGTTTGACGACCGTCCGGCATACATCATCAAGATGCCCTATAAGCGGGAGGCAGTCCGAATCGTTAGCCCGTTCGCGGCGATTCATACGCGCGCGCTACTCGATGGCATCATCGAAAATCGGCTTCGCACGTCTGATGGCCTTCAGACCTGGGTCCAGCAGCAGAGGTGA
- a CDS encoding class I SAM-dependent methyltransferase, producing the protein MAELNTSPRFHTFRDPAGSVEIRHDGAYRSIYAPHGTEMIAFLRTPLATALVAQGKLVASDIVASSPGVQGMMLRHPLISFRTYPWEWPPKLWLAAAELTLSLCGDLIREGWILQDATPLNILFRGMQPVFVDVLSIRRAEPHQPIWLAYGQFVRTFLLPMLAYQRLGWPLNATLLRRDGYEPEEIYSALPWHMRLRQPALSAVTLPMLLAGRTSIGTANLAAPSMKDADIAKQVILKTLDRLLSGMRKVTPSCHASTWSDYAQTATHYSAEDHAGKRDFVVRTLAASKPERVLDVGSNTGIYSALAADAGAEVVAIDTDLQTVDQLCTNLGSSGKNILPLCVDLSHPTPAAGWENRESASFLDRCDGHFNMVMMLAVLHHLLLRSQVPLEQIAALCSNITTRDLIVEWVPPSDAKFQELLRGRGALYAHITEATFRAAFAKYFTVVAETKLANNRILIHFQRR; encoded by the coding sequence ATGGCGGAGTTGAATACTTCGCCTCGATTCCACACCTTTCGTGACCCCGCGGGTAGCGTGGAGATAAGGCACGATGGAGCATACCGCAGCATCTATGCTCCTCATGGCACGGAGATGATCGCCTTCCTGCGGACGCCGCTGGCCACCGCTCTTGTCGCGCAGGGAAAGCTTGTAGCCAGCGACATCGTCGCCTCTTCGCCTGGTGTCCAGGGAATGATGCTTCGTCACCCCCTCATCTCTTTCCGCACTTATCCGTGGGAGTGGCCACCTAAGCTGTGGCTAGCCGCTGCGGAACTGACGCTTAGTCTCTGCGGTGACCTGATAAGGGAAGGCTGGATTCTTCAGGATGCAACGCCTCTCAACATCCTTTTCCGGGGCATGCAACCGGTGTTTGTCGACGTGCTTTCCATCCGCCGCGCAGAACCGCATCAGCCAATCTGGCTCGCTTACGGGCAATTTGTCCGGACCTTCCTGCTACCCATGCTGGCGTACCAAAGGCTTGGCTGGCCCCTCAATGCGACTCTTTTACGCCGGGACGGTTATGAGCCGGAAGAAATATATTCCGCCCTCCCCTGGCACATGCGGTTGCGCCAACCCGCCCTATCGGCCGTCACGCTGCCGATGCTCCTAGCAGGACGGACAAGCATCGGGACTGCCAACCTTGCCGCCCCTTCCATGAAAGATGCGGACATTGCGAAGCAGGTCATTCTCAAGACTCTCGACCGGTTGCTGAGCGGTATGCGGAAGGTCACTCCTTCCTGTCACGCGTCTACCTGGTCGGACTATGCCCAGACTGCAACCCATTACAGCGCGGAGGATCACGCGGGGAAGCGGGATTTTGTCGTTCGCACTTTGGCCGCGAGCAAACCCGAGCGAGTTCTGGATGTCGGCTCGAACACCGGCATCTATTCTGCGCTCGCTGCGGATGCAGGCGCAGAAGTTGTGGCCATCGACACCGATCTCCAAACGGTAGATCAACTTTGCACGAACCTGGGCAGTAGCGGGAAAAACATCCTCCCACTCTGTGTTGACCTTTCGCATCCTACGCCCGCTGCGGGATGGGAAAACCGCGAAAGCGCGTCATTCCTCGATCGTTGTGATGGGCACTTCAACATGGTGATGATGCTGGCCGTGCTGCATCATCTTCTTCTGCGAAGTCAGGTGCCGCTGGAGCAAATCGCCGCCCTTTGCAGCAACATTACCACGCGCGACCTCATCGTCGAGTGGGTGCCGCCGAGCGATGCAAAGTTTCAAGAACTTCTTCGTGGTCGTGGCGCTCTCTATGCGCACATTACAGAAGCTACCTTCCGCGCCGCTTTTGCAAAGTACTTCACCGTGGTTGCAGAGACCAAGCTGGCAAACAACCGCATCCTCATACATTTCCAAAGAAGGTAG